The Astyanax mexicanus isolate ESR-SI-001 chromosome 4, AstMex3_surface, whole genome shotgun sequence genome segment caaatatccatctatatccttctatggtaacagatttttaatcggagtgaaccatagaccaacgagaacaccatcagagggagtgaatgagcccaCAACCTGgagggggttgatttcagtatgggaactacggctgaccgttttatttaacctctggaaaggattttgttggcctctctgcggggtcTGGATGCTACTCCAGTCAACACGGCAGTACCCGGCaaagtgtcgtctctctgtggctctgggtctcacttttgggagctcTCAGTGTCCATCACTCAAACCCAAAATACCtctccttcttcagaactgaactctgtctcacaaagaatgtcctggaatattaaacatacgagaaaacacaatatggaattcaataaacatcatccctggataagattcattttgctgaacctgtaaaatccatgattaaatttagttcatgtttgtttttggTGGACATGTCCCAAGTGAcagagtgaaacatttgtgtaggataaggtgttctgtctgaaagatttacgatttgcacttttaattgctgtGGGACAAATGTGccatagttttctctcctgtgtgaattcgctggtgtcgtttgagattactctgtgtagtgaaactcttcccacagtctgagcagtgatacggtttctctcctgtgtgaatgcgctggtgtgttttgaaatgactctgttgattaaaactcttcccacagtctgagcagtgatacggtttttctcctgtgtgaatgcgctggtgatttttgagtttactctgtgtagtaaaactcttcccacagtctgagcagtaatacggtttctctcctgtgtgaatgcgctggtgatttttgagtttactctgtgtagtaaaactcttcccacagtctgagcaatgatgcggtttctctcctgtgtgaatgcgctggtggtttttgagattactctgatgattaaaattcctcccacagtctgagcagtaatacggtttctctcctgtgtgaatgcgctgatgtatttggaaagtactctgttgattaaaacttttcccacagtctgagcagtaatacggtttctctcctgtgtgaatgcgctgatgcagttttagttgaatctgttgagtaaaactcataccacagtctgagcagtaatacggtttctctcctgtgtgaatgcgctggtgttttttgagattactctgttgagtaaaactcataccacactcggagcagtgatacggtttctctcctgtgtgaatgcgctgatgcagttttagagtccccagtctattaaaactcttcccacagtctgtgcagtaatacggtttctctcctgtgtgaatgcgctggtgtcgtttgagagtactctgttcaataaatctcttcccacagtctgagcagtgatatgttttttctcctgtgtgaatgcgctggtgtatttggagatGACTgccttgattaaaactcttcccacagtctgagcagtgatacggtttctctcctgtgtgaatgcgttggtgtttttttagattactctgttgagtaaatctctttccacagtctgagcagtgatacagtttctctcctgtgtgaatgtgctggtgtgttttgaaatgactctgttgagtaaaactctttccacagtctgagcagtgatacggtttctctcctgtgtgaatgcgctggtgatttttgagagtactctgtttagtaaaactcttgacagagttttgatgtttctccatgtcgggacttggctttatttgtctgttaaatgtatcaaacaatttctgcgtgttctggagattcttcaggacagcttgtgcttcacctctttcagcagtttaacattgctctttgataaatatcctgtttgttggtgatgaattttaggagaacattttcatttctgaaaaacacaaagaaaaatgccattgaataataaaaagcaggtcaataaactgaagagaactgcctaaatcagttacactatacagacaaaactactgggacatcttcatattaccataaaagggggggtgctggtggtcctctagccacctgtttagtgcctttataaggactgcccactgttcagacagtcttgattctgttctggtctcactagaaactgagaacttaaagaaataaataaagaaataaatagtgATGTTACCCCTAAATCTTAAGCTTTGAGGCATGTGTTACAACCCTAATGGTCATAattgctgattattgttttttttctttctgtttgagtGTGCCTTCCTACTGCAGGTTACTGCGTGATGTCATTTAACCAAACTGGTTGGACACCACGAGGGGGAACCAACCATAAAagggaacaggaacaggaagtgcgAGGGTGGTGCTTGGCTTCCAACATGGCTCCTGTGTGTTCCTGGTTCCCTGCTGCATGGTCTATGCAAAGTTTGTAGCCGGTTAAAGTGTTAGAACTAAGCTGATGGTAAAATCATGTtctttggttctttggtctggTCTCTCTGTGGGGAGAAAATAAGCTTATTCTTACAAGTTCTCCCAGTGggagaaagagtttatttttctatgctttctcttggtttgtttaattagggAGTTATGttagagatttgtatttcattttcttttcttcgttaggtaagttagttttcttaatctttaaattagttttgttttgtttattattttttatttcatccctAATTGTTGCCTCCCCTTTGACCTAAGCCTTGTattctttacaatttgttaaataaactaaacattttgacta includes the following:
- the LOC125801231 gene encoding zinc finger protein 484-like — protein: MEKHQNSVKSFTKQSTLKNHQRIHTGEKPYHCSDCGKSFTQQSHFKTHQHIHTGEKLYHCSDCGKRFTQQSNLKKHQRIHTGEKPYHCSDCGKSFNQGSHLQIHQRIHTGEKTYHCSDCGKRFIEQSTLKRHQRIHTGEKPYYCTDCGKSFNRLGTLKLHQRIHTGEKPYHCSECGMSFTQQSNLKKHQRIHTGEKPYYCSDCGMSFTQQIQLKLHQRIHTGEKPYYCSDCGKSFNQQSTFQIHQRIHTGEKPYYCSDCGRNFNHQSNLKNHQRIHTGEKPHHCSDCGKSFTTQSKLKNHQRIHTGEKPYYCSDCGKSFTTQSKLKNHQRIHTGEKPYHCSDCGKSFNQQSHFKTHQRIHTGEKPYHCSDCGKSFTTQSNLKRHQRIHTGEKTMAHLSHSN